One genomic region from Spiroplasma endosymbiont of Polydrusus cervinus encodes:
- a CDS encoding nucleoside 2-deoxyribosyltransferase, with translation MKDNRKVIYNAGSMFTEAQWNTRKQEGDLLREMFPDFVISNPVDFETNQTVRPTNKAIFELDYAELTDADYVIFELDGWDSGTHMEFGLMVEQGLHNKKKYLFPVISDFRLQQGILKGECPGFGLNEMITGALYFEPLNSGDIPQITLCVSHKMACEAIKAIEMGEIADYREKYDIKDIFKEDKLYNGFDC, from the coding sequence ATGAAAGATAATAGAAAAGTAATTTATAATGCGGGCAGTATGTTTACTGAGGCCCAATGAAATACAAGAAAACAAGAAGGTGATTTGTTACGCGAAATGTTTCCAGATTTTGTGATTAGTAATCCTGTTGATTTTGAAACAAATCAAACAGTTCGTCCAACAAATAAAGCAATTTTTGAATTAGATTATGCAGAATTAACGGATGCTGATTATGTTATTTTTGAATTAGATGGATGAGATTCAGGAACACATATGGAATTTGGTTTAATGGTTGAGCAAGGCTTGCATAATAAGAAGAAATATTTATTTCCAGTGATTTCTGATTTTCGTTTACAACAGGGAATTTTAAAAGGAGAATGCCCAGGTTTTGGTTTAAATGAAATGATCACTGGTGCATTATATTTTGAACCATTAAATAGTGGTGATATTCCGCAAATTACGTTATGTGTCTCACATAAGATGGCATGTGAAGCAATTAAGGCAATTGAAATGGGAGAAATCGCTGATTATCGAGAAAAATATGATATTAAGGATATTTTTAAAGAAGATAAGTTATATAATGGTTTTGATTGTTAA
- a CDS encoding DDE-type integrase/transposase/recombinase, producing MKENNIQAEYVKRMRRKILIKQNRNKNIIKYPDLVNRNFNDIKERFSILFTDVTYLIWNGKKHYQSTILDGYTKEIIDVKWSKFNNNKLVIDNLNDAINKIKKIKKDLNKTIIHSDHGYQYTSKDYNSKCLDNKIIISMGKNYHCADNIIIESFHSLLKKGTIHNKNYKSHNEYINDVKKWNKWYSNQKEKYIINESL from the coding sequence ATGAAAGAAAATAATATTCAAGCTGAATATGTAAAGCGTATGCGTAGAAAAATATTAATAAAACAAAATAGAAATAAAAATATAATTAAATATCCTGATTTAGTAAATCGTAATTTTAATGATATTAAAGAAAGATTTTCAATTTTATTTACTGATGTAACTTATTTAATTTGAAATGGTAAAAAACATTATCAATCAACAATACTTGATGGATATACTAAAGAAATTATTGATGTAAAATGATCAAAATTTAATAATAACAAACTTGTAATTGATAATTTAAATGATGCAATTAATAAAATTAAAAAAATAAAAAAAGATCTAAATAAAACAATAATTCATTCAGATCACGGATATCAATATACATCTAAAGATTATAATAGTAAATGTTTAGATAACAAAATTATAATTTCAATGGGTAAAAATTATCATTGTGCAGACAACATTATTATTGAAAGTTTTCATTCATTACTTAAAAAAGGAACAATCCATAATAAAAATTATAAATCTCATAATGAATATATTAATGATGTTAAAAAATGAAATAAATGATATTCAAACCAAAAAGAAAAATATATAATAAATGAAAGTTTGTAA
- a CDS encoding RsmD family RNA methyltransferase: MRVISGKYKGYQIKTLEGMNTRPMAGRIKKDMFNILDNYFVYENKIGLDIFAGSGQLGIEGLSRGLQLCYFNDFNQGAYKIIETNLNKLKVDNAKLLSYDYQLLLNWMIQNKILIDILFLDPPFKQIQYYYDIITVMLNNNIIDNYGVIVCESNQALSFDQFNLVILRCKTYRKKYLYILRLEKGEN; the protein is encoded by the coding sequence ATGCGTGTAATTAGTGGAAAATATAAGGGTTATCAAATTAAAACATTGGAGGGAATGAATACCCGGCCAATGGCAGGACGTATTAAAAAAGATATGTTTAATATTTTAGATAATTATTTTGTTTATGAAAATAAGATTGGGTTAGATATTTTTGCGGGTAGTGGACAATTAGGAATTGAAGGATTATCACGGGGATTACAACTGTGTTATTTTAATGATTTTAATCAAGGGGCTTATAAAATTATTGAAACTAATTTAAATAAATTAAAAGTTGACAATGCAAAACTACTGAGTTATGATTATCAACTTTTACTAAATTGAATGATTCAAAATAAAATACTAATTGATATTTTATTTTTAGACCCACCTTTTAAGCAAATTCAATATTATTATGATATTATTACTGTAATGTTGAATAACAATATTATCGATAATTATGGAGTAATAGTTTGTGAATCAAATCAAGCGTTATCATTTGATCAATTTAATTTAGTTATATTACGTTGCAAAACATATCGTAAAAAGTATTTGTATATTTTAAGGTTAGAAAAAGGAGAAAATTAA
- the gmk gene encoding guanylate kinase, whose protein sequence is MQKKGFLIIFSGPSGVGKGTICQELFKYQELNLAYSVSMTTREKRQDEVEGVNYFFADRPTFEAAIKNDELLEYADFVGNYYGTPKSYCFDQINVGKNVLLEIEIQGATQVLEKVTDAASIFLIPPSLEELENRIRGRKSEPEEVLQARLAKAADELPLQSNYNYVVVNNTVEQAVTEIKAILEQEIAKRS, encoded by the coding sequence GTGCAGAAAAAGGGTTTTTTAATTATTTTTTCTGGCCCATCAGGAGTCGGAAAAGGAACAATATGCCAAGAACTTTTTAAATATCAAGAATTAAATTTGGCTTATTCAGTTTCAATGACAACAAGAGAAAAAAGGCAAGATGAAGTTGAAGGGGTAAATTATTTTTTTGCTGACCGGCCAACATTTGAAGCGGCAATTAAAAATGATGAGCTATTAGAATATGCTGATTTTGTTGGGAATTATTATGGAACGCCAAAATCATATTGTTTTGATCAAATTAATGTTGGAAAAAATGTTTTATTAGAAATTGAAATACAAGGGGCAACGCAAGTATTAGAAAAAGTCACAGATGCCGCTTCAATATTTTTAATTCCACCGAGTTTAGAAGAATTAGAAAACCGCATCCGTGGGCGAAAAAGTGAGCCAGAGGAAGTTCTACAAGCACGTTTAGCAAAAGCAGCGGATGAACTTCCCTTACAAAGTAATTACAATTATGTTGTTGTAAATAATACAGTTGAACAAGCAGTTACAGAAATTAAAGCAATTTTAGAGCAAGAAATTGCTAAACGGTCATAA
- a CDS encoding transcription antitermination factor NusB has translation MQAKELAWNILWKIFGKNKLSNQLLSNIIEKNDNFSDQDKTLIYRIVYGTLKNKLYLEYIANQFINANKIKQIKNYKFCYEWVFINFSFRSNS, from the coding sequence ATGCAAGCAAAAGAATTAGCCTGGAATATTCTATGAAAAATCTTTGGAAAAAATAAGCTTAGTAATCAATTATTATCAAATATAATTGAAAAAAATGATAACTTTAGTGACCAAGATAAAACTTTAATTTATCGAATTGTGTATGGAACATTAAAAAATAAATTATATTTAGAATATATTGCTAATCAATTTATTAATGCTAATAAAATAAAACAAATCAAAAACTATAAGTTCTGTTATGAATGAGTATTTATCAATTTCAGTTTTAGATCGAATTCCTAA
- a CDS encoding transcription antitermination factor NusB, translated as MNEYLSISVLDRIPNYAIINEAVNIGKTVNSKCAGFINATLKKIFESKDSIFEIKVSDEMKKLSIKYSFPSALYLILRNEYSEDIARQVMVDSLTIPKLSFRVNTLKISQDKLLTKYPNHKLTKSLVSPVGVIADKPVINSEMFQKGLIFIQDEMSMQIAEVLDPHEIDRVLDMCSAPGGKTTHLS; from the coding sequence ATGAATGAGTATTTATCAATTTCAGTTTTAGATCGAATTCCTAATTATGCAATTATTAATGAAGCAGTTAATATTGGGAAAACGGTTAATTCAAAATGTGCTGGTTTTATTAATGCTACTTTAAAGAAAATTTTTGAAAGTAAAGATAGTATTTTTGAAATTAAAGTTTCTGATGAAATGAAAAAATTAAGTATTAAATATAGTTTTCCATCAGCATTATATTTAATTCTTCGTAATGAATATAGTGAAGATATTGCGCGGCAAGTAATGGTTGATAGTTTGACAATTCCAAAACTTTCATTTCGCGTTAATACGCTAAAAATTAGTCAGGATAAATTGCTAACAAAATATCCAAATCATAAATTAACAAAGAGTTTGGTATCACCAGTTGGTGTTATTGCTGATAAACCAGTTATTAATTCAGAAATGTTTCAGAAAGGTTTAATTTTTATCCAAGATGAAATGAGTATGCAGATTGCAGAAGTGTTAGATCCGCACGAGATTGATCGTGTGTTAGATATGTGCAGTGCACCTGGTGGTAAAACAACCCATTTAAGTTAA
- the argS gene encoding arginine--tRNA ligase, with product MNTNVKLIENILQEYLKASNLTIPVMVEKPRQEGFGHLSSNLALLLAKDLKKAPNKIAAEIIAFIEKDNKSYFKKIEIAGAGFINFTLADEQLHRVINDVLKLQTTYGHSAPKKFTYNLEIVSANPTGFLHIGHAQNGAIGDSVARILRAAGYHVQTEYYVNDAGNQINTLAVTVFVSYLNLLGKKTEFPPEIYRGEMYNDVAQYFVDHYQDKFINLTFDKDYKISDPEVHQIFRQKSIDLFLDIIKNQLKLFRVDIEYYSSEAAMYEGGKIDATLAQYAKLGKTYEQDGALWLKTTHFGDDKDRVLVKSNGDLTYITPDLAAHNERLMRSKADKLVNFWGGDHHGYIIRMLAGLQLLGYQKDVLDMDMIQMVRLIKDGAEYKMSKRKGTAVWLIDLIEEIGVDPIRYMLASKSAQSHMDLDIGILKEHSSKNPVYYVQYATARCNSVLQQAKKNKISISDVTSFELLTSQKELDLLNQIDLFNRCIEGAAKLRQPHLICDYVQSIARQFHSYYNESKVINLDNLELTKQRLVFIKVIYQVLSNAFNLLGINVIEQM from the coding sequence ATGAATACGAATGTTAAATTAATTGAAAATATTTTACAAGAATATCTAAAAGCCAGCAATTTAACAATCCCAGTCATGGTTGAAAAGCCCCGTCAAGAAGGATTTGGCCATTTATCATCCAATTTAGCTTTGTTATTAGCAAAGGATTTAAAAAAGGCTCCTAATAAAATTGCTGCGGAAATTATTGCTTTTATTGAAAAAGATAATAAATCATATTTTAAAAAAATTGAGATTGCTGGGGCTGGATTTATTAATTTTACCCTAGCTGATGAACAGTTACATCGAGTTATTAATGATGTTTTAAAACTACAAACAACATATGGGCATTCTGCTCCGAAAAAGTTTACTTATAATTTAGAAATTGTTTCAGCGAACCCAACTGGTTTCTTACATATTGGTCATGCACAAAATGGGGCAATTGGGGATAGTGTTGCGCGCATTTTACGAGCAGCTGGTTATCATGTTCAAACTGAATATTATGTTAATGATGCTGGTAATCAAATCAATACTTTAGCTGTGACTGTTTTTGTTAGTTATTTAAATTTATTAGGAAAGAAAACTGAATTTCCTCCTGAAATATATCGTGGGGAAATGTATAATGATGTTGCCCAATATTTTGTTGATCATTATCAAGATAAATTTATTAATTTAACTTTTGATAAAGATTATAAAATTAGTGATCCCGAAGTCCACCAAATCTTTCGCCAAAAATCAATTGATTTATTTTTAGATATAATTAAAAACCAATTAAAACTATTTCGCGTTGATATTGAATATTATTCTTCAGAAGCGGCAATGTATGAAGGTGGTAAAATTGATGCAACGTTAGCGCAATATGCTAAATTAGGAAAAACTTATGAACAAGATGGCGCATTATGATTAAAAACAACTCATTTTGGGGATGATAAAGATCGGGTTTTAGTTAAATCGAATGGTGATTTAACTTATATTACCCCGGATTTAGCAGCGCACAATGAACGTTTAATGCGCAGCAAAGCGGATAAATTAGTTAACTTTTGGGGTGGTGATCATCACGGCTATATTATCCGTATGTTAGCTGGTTTACAGTTATTAGGGTATCAAAAAGATGTTTTAGATATGGATATGATTCAAATGGTGCGGCTAATTAAAGACGGGGCTGAATATAAAATGAGTAAACGGAAAGGAACAGCCGTTTGGTTAATTGATTTAATTGAAGAAATTGGTGTTGATCCAATTCGTTATATGTTAGCTTCAAAAAGTGCGCAAAGTCATATGGACTTAGATATTGGAATTTTAAAAGAGCATTCTTCGAAAAATCCGGTTTATTATGTACAATATGCCACCGCTCGTTGCAATAGCGTTTTGCAACAAGCGAAAAAAAACAAGATTAGTATTAGTGATGTGACGAGTTTTGAATTATTAACTTCGCAAAAAGAATTAGATCTTTTAAATCAGATTGATCTATTTAATCGTTGCATTGAAGGAGCCGCAAAATTGCGCCAACCACATCTTATCTGTGATTATGTCCAAAGTATTGCACGTCAATTCCATTCATATTATAATGAATCAAAAGTTATTAATTTAGATAACTTAGAATTAACAAAACAACGCTTAGTATTTATCAAAGTAATTTATCAAGTTTTATCAAATGCCTTTAATTTATTAGGGATTAATGTTATTGAACAGATGTAA
- a CDS encoding DDE-type integrase/transposase/recombinase encodes MKENNIQAEYVKRMRRKILIKQNRNKNIIKYPDLVNRNFNDIKKRFSILFTDVTYLIWNGKKHYQSTILDGYTKEIIDVKWSKFNNNKLVIDNLNDAINKIKKIKKDLNKIIIHSDHGYQYTSKDYNSKCLDNKIIISMGKNYHCADNIIIESFHSLLKKGTIHNKNYKSHNEYINDVKKWNKWYSNQKEKYIINESL; translated from the coding sequence ATGAAAGAAAATAATATTCAAGCTGAATATGTAAAGCGTATGCGTAGAAAAATATTAATAAAACAAAATAGAAATAAAAATATAATTAAATATCCTGATTTAGTAAATCGTAATTTTAATGATATTAAAAAAAGATTTTCAATTTTATTTACTGATGTAACTTATTTAATTTGAAATGGTAAAAAACATTATCAATCAACAATACTTGATGGATATACTAAAGAAATTATTGATGTAAAATGATCAAAATTTAATAATAACAAACTTGTAATTGATAATTTAAATGATGCAATTAATAAAATTAAAAAAATAAAAAAAGATTTAAATAAAATAATAATTCATTCAGATCACGGATATCAATATACATCTAAAGATTACAATAGTAAATGTTTAGATAACAAAATTATAATTTCAATGGGTAAAAATTATCATTGTGCAGACAACATTATTATTGAAAGTTTTCATTCATTACTTAAAAAAGGAACAATCCATAATAAAAATTATAAATCTCATAATGAATATATTAATGATGTTAAAAAATGAAATAAATGATATTCAAACCAAAAAGAAAAATATATAATAAATGAAAGTTTGTAA
- a CDS encoding transposase family protein, translating into MARKGQKFNKYTAYFRKMIVQEVKNNSISFIAKKYQINKKTVALWYENFKKGILNTNKGPKESFEKRDLNYYKVRYELLKKLHDFYN; encoded by the coding sequence ATGGCAAGAAAAGGACAAAAATTTAATAAATATACAGCATATTTTCGAAAAATGATAGTACAAGAGGTTAAAAATAATAGTATAAGTTTTATTGCAAAAAAATATCAAATTAATAAAAAAACTGTTGCTTTATGGTATGAAAATTTTAAGAAAGGAATTTTAAACACCAATAAAGGTCCAAAAGAATCATTTGAAAAAAGAGATTTAAACTATTACAAAGTTAGGTATGAATTACTAAAAAAGCTTCATGACTTTTACAATTAA
- a CDS encoding DDE-type integrase/transposase/recombinase, with product MKENNIQAEYVKRMRRKILIKQNRNKNIIKYPDLVNRNFNDIKERFSILFTDVTYLIWNGKKHYQSTILDGYTKEIIDVKWSKFNNNKLVIDNLNDAINKIKKIKKDLNKIIIHSDHGYQYTSKDYNSKCLDNKIIISMGKNYHCADNIIIESFHSLLKKGTIHNKNYKSHNEYINDVKKWNKWYSNQKEKYIINESL from the coding sequence ATGAAAGAAAATAATATTCAAGCTGAATATGTAAAGCGTATGCGTAGAAAAATATTAATAAAACAAAATAGAAATAAAAATATAATTAAATATCCTGATTTAGTAAATCGTAATTTTAATGATATTAAAGAAAGATTTTCAATTTTATTTACTGATGTAACTTATTTAATTTGAAATGGTAAAAAACATTATCAATCAACAATACTTGATGGATATACTAAAGAAATTATTGATGTAAAATGATCAAAATTTAATAATAACAAACTTGTAATTGATAATTTAAATGATGCAATTAATAAAATTAAAAAAATAAAAAAAGATTTAAATAAAATAATAATTCATTCAGATCACGGATATCAATATACATCTAAAGATTACAATAGTAAATGTTTAGATAACAAAATTATAATTTCAATGGGTAAAAATTATCATTGTGCAGACAACATTATTATTGAAAGTTTTCATTCATTACTTAAAAAAGGAACAATCCATAATAAAAATTATAAATCTCATAATGAATATATTAATGATGTTAAAAAATGAAATAAATGATATTCAAACCAAAAAGAAAAATATATAATAAATGAAAGTTTGTAA
- a CDS encoding transposase family protein: MARKGQKFNKYTAYFRKMIVHEVKNNSISFIAKKYQINKKTVASWYENFKKGILNTNKGPKESFEKRDLNYYKVRYELLKKLHDFYN, translated from the coding sequence ATGGCAAGAAAAGGACAAAAATTTAATAAATATACAGCATATTTTCGAAAAATGATAGTACACGAGGTTAAAAATAATAGTATAAGTTTTATTGCAAAAAAATATCAAATTAATAAAAAAACTGTTGCTTCATGGTATGAAAATTTTAAGAAAGGAATTTTAAACACCAATAAAGGTCCAAAAGAATCATTTGAAAAAAGAGATTTAAACTATTACAAAGTTAGGTATGAATTACTAAAAAAGCTTCATGACTTTTACAATTAA
- a CDS encoding Pr6Pr family membrane protein, translating to MYLDKMIVTGSDQKPIYLWAVYDKAGVISHWNYAGYTMSWISYFTTQSNFLVLIWFLIAIIGHRHEGIIKPLKTYFSLSVTVYITVTCLIYNFLLLPSILKNKDLTWNAIRWAGQIMLHVVVPLLTIFYIVGFTKQSTLVSTRQFYQQKLGWYFLYPILYGVYGIIKGILCKYSGMHPNIAYQYFFLQITNPKVAGLSGIVWFVIAIVLISGIILAFGSLYHFIILKLAKYPQQGNVNCKYQTRKSTTTTSWK from the coding sequence ATGTATTTAGATAAAATGATTGTGACTGGAAGTGATCAAAAACCAATATATTTATGAGCTGTGTATGATAAAGCGGGGGTAATTAGTCATTGAAATTATGCTGGTTATACTATGTCATGAATTTCGTATTTTACAACCCAATCAAATTTTTTAGTATTAATTTGATTTTTAATTGCAATTATTGGTCATCGGCATGAAGGAATTATTAAACCATTAAAAACATATTTTTCATTATCAGTTACAGTTTATATTACTGTTACTTGTTTAATTTATAATTTCTTATTATTACCATCAATTTTGAAAAATAAAGATTTAACTTGAAATGCGATTCGCTGAGCAGGACAAATTATGTTGCATGTTGTTGTTCCTTTATTAACCATTTTTTATATTGTTGGCTTTACTAAACAATCAACATTAGTTTCAACAAGGCAATTTTATCAACAAAAATTAGGATGATATTTTCTTTATCCAATTTTGTATGGGGTCTATGGAATTATTAAAGGAATTTTATGTAAGTACAGTGGGATGCATCCGAACATTGCTTATCAGTATTTCTTTTTACAAATAACAAACCCAAAAGTAGCAGGGTTATCGGGAATTGTTTGGTTTGTGATTGCCATTGTATTAATTTCCGGGATTATTCTTGCTTTTGGTAGTTTATATCATTTTATTATTTTGAAACTTGCGAAATATCCGCAACAAGGTAATGTAAATTGTAAATACCAAACCAGAAAAAGCACAACAACTACCAGTTGAAAGTAA
- a CDS encoding DxFTY motif-containing membrane protein encodes MKVIKKDNKKESTNNWEHLPPEMQNDLAFHASRTGFWKSFLFLIIEAVGPFLLLFFLTSPDLNFTYHFDVGVGIDFGLAMIVSVFLLTGLGFVLHCHQADQFTYTITLSWTLYGIYLTGYWWGWDKILYRCLVSFLFLLIAIFFGTFIAVWMCNLRAHFQMKKAQKHYLAPADQKDNKALQDPPFPTKEP; translated from the coding sequence ATGAAAGTCATTAAAAAGGATAATAAAAAAGAATCTACTAATAATTGAGAACATTTACCACCAGAAATGCAAAATGATTTAGCATTTCATGCTTCACGAACAGGATTTTGAAAAAGCTTTTTATTTTTAATTATTGAAGCAGTAGGGCCATTTTTATTATTGTTTTTCTTAACTTCCCCAGATTTAAATTTTACCTATCATTTTGATGTTGGCGTTGGGATTGACTTTGGCTTAGCAATGATTGTTAGCGTCTTTTTATTGACTGGCCTTGGTTTTGTTTTACATTGTCATCAAGCGGACCAGTTTACTTATACAATTACTTTATCTTGAACTTTATATGGGATTTATTTGACAGGGTATTGATGAGGATGAGATAAAATTCTCTATCGTTGTTTAGTTTCCTTTCTTTTTTTACTAATTGCGATTTTTTTTGGAACCTTTATCGCCGTATGAATGTGCAATTTACGCGCGCATTTCCAAATGAAAAAAGCGCAAAAGCATTATTTGGCCCCTGCTGATCAAAAGGATAATAAGGCATTACAAGATCCACCATTCCCGACAAAAGAACCTTAA